The following are encoded in a window of Methanococcus voltae genomic DNA:
- a CDS encoding 30S ribosomal protein S17 has translation MTNIGIDVKTPENVCDDINCPFHGKLPVRGQTFEGVVTSDKGHNTVVIEREIIRYLSKYERYEKRTVSMIAHNSPCIAAKVGDIVKIMECRPISKTKSFVVIEKTIQE, from the coding sequence ATGACAAACATAGGAATTGATGTAAAAACTCCTGAAAATGTTTGTGATGACATAAACTGTCCTTTCCACGGGAAATTACCAGTTAGAGGTCAAACATTTGAAGGCGTAGTAACCTCAGATAAAGGACACAACACAGTTGTAATCGAAAGAGAAATTATACGATACTTGTCAAAGTACGAGAGATACGAAAAAAGAACAGTTAGCATGATTGCACACAACTCACCTTGTATCGCAGCGAAAGTTGGAGACATCGTGAAAATTATGGAATGCAGACCAATCAGCAAAACAAAATCTTTTGTAGTAATCGAAAAGACAATACAAGAATAA
- a CDS encoding ribonuclease P protein component 1: MKISKDILRHELIGLSVEVIQCTNKQLIGKKGVIVDETRNTLTIESKVVNSSVHIEQKNENLDDDVQYLYKEFQIPKDIAVFQFDITTSEGLFKVKIDGNLLIGRPEDRLKRKFKKIYPY, encoded by the coding sequence ATGAAAATTTCGAAAGATATTCTCAGACATGAGTTAATAGGGTTAAGCGTTGAAGTAATTCAATGTACCAACAAACAACTTATCGGTAAAAAGGGAGTAATTGTTGACGAAACAAGAAATACCTTGACCATTGAGTCCAAAGTAGTGAATTCTTCTGTCCATATCGAACAAAAGAATGAAAACTTAGACGATGACGTTCAATATCTATATAAGGAGTTTCAAATTCCAAAAGATATTGCAGTATTTCAATTCGACATAACTACTTCCGAGGGTCTTTTTAAAGTAAAAATCGATGGAAATTTACTTATTGGAAGACCTGAAGATAGGTTGAAAAGAAAGTTTAAAAAAATTTATCCTTATTAA
- the yciH gene encoding stress response translation initiation inhibitor YciH: MPEICPICGLPKDLCVCEEIAKEEQKIKVYITKRRFGKLMTVVEGFDADLIDVKDLAKKLKDICACGGTVKKDSIELQGDHRKKAEDILIGMGFSKNMIDVR; encoded by the coding sequence ATGCCGGAGATTTGTCCAATATGTGGTTTACCTAAAGATTTATGTGTTTGTGAGGAAATAGCTAAAGAAGAACAAAAAATAAAAGTTTACATTACCAAACGTAGGTTTGGTAAATTAATGACTGTTGTTGAGGGCTTCGACGCAGACCTTATAGACGTTAAAGACCTTGCGAAAAAATTGAAAGATATCTGTGCTTGCGGTGGAACTGTTAAGAAAGATAGTATTGAATTGCAAGGCGATCATAGGAAAAAAGCTGAAGACATTCTCATAGGTATGGGCTTCTCAAAAAATATGATTGACGTAAGATAA
- the rpmC gene encoding 50S ribosomal protein L29, with translation MAILKANEIRELSLEEMQEKIVEMKKELMKEGVNKATGGSPSNPGKIKELKRTIARVLTIIKEKEAQNA, from the coding sequence ATGGCAATCTTAAAAGCAAATGAAATCAGGGAATTGTCACTCGAAGAAATGCAAGAAAAAATTGTTGAAATGAAAAAAGAGTTAATGAAAGAAGGCGTTAATAAAGCAACAGGCGGTTCACCTTCAAACCCTGGTAAAATCAAGGAACTCAAAAGAACAATTGCAAGAGTATTGACAATCATCAAAGAAAAAGAAGCACAAAATGCTTAA
- a CDS encoding 30S ribosomal protein S3 — MIERTFVTNNVSEALINEYFCKKLVKAGYSHIDVKKTPIGTRITVFAEKPGFVIGRKGKMVKELTETLRTVYKIENPQIEVKQIENADLDPAVVGHKIAASLEKGMHFRKTAHSAVRRVMNAGAKGVSIIVSGKLSGERSRTEKFMDGYMKHCGEPSEELVMKSHQLAKLKLGVVGVTVKIMLPDVSLPDEIVITSGEIKEVSEVVEVAEVVEATEEQ; from the coding sequence ATGATTGAAAGAACATTCGTTACAAATAATGTTTCAGAAGCATTAATTAATGAATATTTTTGTAAAAAGTTAGTAAAAGCTGGATACAGCCACATTGATGTTAAAAAGACACCAATAGGTACAAGAATTACAGTATTTGCTGAAAAACCTGGATTTGTAATTGGTAGAAAAGGTAAAATGGTTAAAGAATTAACTGAAACCTTAAGAACAGTTTACAAAATCGAAAACCCACAAATAGAAGTTAAACAGATTGAAAACGCTGATTTAGACCCTGCAGTAGTAGGTCATAAAATTGCAGCTTCACTCGAAAAAGGTATGCACTTCAGAAAAACAGCACACTCAGCAGTAAGAAGAGTTATGAACGCTGGTGCAAAAGGTGTATCCATTATCGTTTCCGGTAAATTATCCGGTGAAAGGTCAAGAACTGAAAAGTTCATGGACGGATACATGAAACACTGTGGTGAACCATCAGAAGAATTAGTTATGAAATCACACCAACTCGCAAAATTAAAATTGGGTGTTGTTGGGGTTACAGTTAAAATTATGTTACCTGATGTATCATTACCTGACGAAATCGTAATCACTTCCGGAGAAATTAAAGAAGTGTCAGAAGTAGTTGAAGTAGCTGAAGTAGTTGAAGCAACTGAAGAACAATAA
- a CDS encoding 50S ribosomal protein L22 → MVKLNYKVETDPSKTARAMGRTLKISRKHTIEICREINGMKLDKAMAYLNRVIKLEQAVPFKRHDKDVPHRKGDLKWHAGRFPQKAAGEILHVLENAKKNAEYKGMNTEKLRIKHISSNKGFTIKRYMPRAFGRASPKYQETVHVQVILEEFY, encoded by the coding sequence ATGGTTAAATTGAACTATAAAGTTGAAACTGACCCAAGCAAAACAGCAAGAGCTATGGGAAGAACTTTAAAAATTTCAAGAAAACACACAATTGAGATTTGTAGAGAAATAAACGGTATGAAATTAGATAAAGCAATGGCTTACTTAAACAGAGTTATTAAGTTAGAACAAGCTGTACCGTTCAAAAGACATGACAAAGATGTTCCTCACAGAAAAGGGGACTTAAAATGGCACGCTGGTAGATTCCCACAAAAAGCTGCGGGAGAAATCCTTCACGTTCTTGAAAATGCTAAGAAAAACGCAGAATACAAAGGCATGAACACAGAAAAGTTGAGAATTAAACATATCTCATCAAACAAAGGATTCACAATCAAAAGATACATGCCAAGAGCATTTGGTAGGGCTTCACCTAAATACCAAGAAACAGTACACGTACAAGTTATATTAGAAGAATTCTACTAA
- a CDS encoding elongation factor 1-beta — MADVIAKVKVMPVSPEVEKEALKEKLTKVVEENDAKCRGVSDEPLAFGLYTIYVMVEMEEREGGMDPIEQAMNDLEDVESAEVVELSLI, encoded by the coding sequence ATGGCTGATGTAATTGCAAAAGTAAAAGTAATGCCTGTAAGCCCAGAAGTAGAAAAAGAAGCTTTAAAAGAAAAGTTAACAAAAGTTGTTGAAGAAAATGACGCTAAATGTAGGGGTGTATCTGACGAACCTTTAGCATTCGGATTGTACACAATTTACGTTATGGTTGAAATGGAAGAAAGAGAGGGTGGAATGGACCCTATCGAACAAGCAATGAATGATTTAGAAGATGTAGAAAGTGCAGAAGTTGTAGAACTTTCATTAATTTAA
- a CDS encoding zinc finger domain-containing protein produces the protein MKAKCTTCNAEIAPRENATRFLCPNCGKVEIVRCEKCRKLSNQYKCPVCGYEGP, from the coding sequence ATGAAAGCTAAATGTACTACATGTAATGCAGAAATTGCACCAAGAGAAAACGCTACAAGATTTTTATGTCCTAACTGTGGAAAAGTAGAAATCGTTAGATGCGAAAAATGTAGAAAATTAAGTAACCAATACAAATGTCCTGTATGTGGATACGAAGGACCATAA
- the mfnE gene encoding [5-(aminomethyl)furan-3-yl]methyl phosphate kinase, translating to MEVDEKQLKLKLKYDIVILKIGGSLTLNCENLLNTLKEELNQINNSLNISNSKKIKLLIIPGGGNFANNVREIYDKTNLSNDGAHKLATLCTDLTGMYMGDISNIKTANNVYDVKNMFKNDDLLIFLPSNLILSTDELPRSWDVTSDSFAGYLAKLLKCGKLIIATDVDGIYNKYPEGKLLNTINAKSIKGFTSIDKYLPEFICSSNFECYVVNGNFPERIINILENKIDRYTKILK from the coding sequence ATGGAAGTTGACGAAAAGCAATTAAAATTAAAATTAAAATACGATATTGTTATTTTAAAAATTGGCGGTAGTTTAACATTAAACTGTGAAAATCTTTTGAATACTTTAAAAGAAGAGTTAAATCAAATAAATAATTCTTTAAACATATCTAATTCAAAAAAAATAAAATTACTCATAATCCCGGGCGGGGGAAACTTTGCAAACAATGTAAGGGAAATTTATGATAAAACAAACCTGTCTAATGACGGAGCTCATAAATTAGCTACTTTATGCACGGATTTAACCGGAATGTATATGGGCGATATTTCAAATATAAAAACCGCTAATAACGTCTACGATGTAAAAAATATGTTTAAAAATGATGATTTATTAATTTTTCTACCTTCTAATTTGATATTATCAACTGATGAGTTGCCTCGTTCTTGGGATGTGACTTCAGACAGTTTTGCGGGTTATCTTGCAAAATTACTAAAATGTGGGAAGTTAATCATTGCAACAGATGTTGATGGCATATATAATAAATACCCAGAAGGAAAACTATTAAATACCATAAATGCCAAATCGATTAAAGGTTTTACCTCGATTGACAAATATTTGCCAGAATTCATATGTTCAAGTAATTTTGAATGTTATGTGGTAAATGGTAATTTTCCAGAAAGGATAATCAATATTTTGGAAAATAAAATCGATAGGTATACAAAAATATTAAAATAA